TCCAGGAAATTATCTGCTTATGACGTAGGCCATTCTGCTTTGTAAGAAGAAGTACCCAGATCGATATGTTCTGCACTTACTATAAAGCTGATGTACATACTGTTCTCATCTACTGCATTGAAGTCTACTTCATGTTGGATCACATATCCGTTTTCCCATTTCAAAGTAGTTAATGTTCCTTCTTCGTGAGATTTGTTGAAAGTTACCTCTCCCGTTGTAGGTTTATATTTACCATTAAGTAAACTTTCAAGGATGTCTGATTTTTCAGTAGCCTCCACTGTGATTTTGACAAGAGCATTGGAAGGATCTGATGCTACTCTTCCTGATACGTCTGTAGAACGGGATACACTGTAGTTAAGTCTTAGTAACTTCTGTCCTTCACCTCCGTTAAATTTTAAGATTCCTCTCGAATTTCTTTCTGCCATGATTTCTAAATTTTAATTATTAATATTTTGTGATCTGATGTTTCTATTTCACCAAATATAGAAGTAACTAATGTGAAAAAACAGTATTTCCGTATAAATATGAAAAAGTGTCGTAGTACTACTACTAACAACCGTTAGGGTAATTTATGCCTAAAAATCAATAATTTACAATTTATCTGTATCTGGAAAAATATTTTTTAAGATCTGAAATG
The Chryseobacterium sp. W4I1 DNA segment above includes these coding regions:
- the tssD gene encoding type VI secretion system tube protein TssD gives rise to the protein MAERNSRGILKFNGGEGQKLLRLNYSVSRSTDVSGRVASDPSNALVKITVEATEKSDILESLLNGKYKPTTGEVTFNKSHEEGTLTTLKWENGYVIQHEVDFNAVDENSMYISFIVSAEHIDLGTSSYKAEWPTS